A window of Zingiber officinale cultivar Zhangliang chromosome 5A, Zo_v1.1, whole genome shotgun sequence contains these coding sequences:
- the LOC121981305 gene encoding protein HOTHEAD-like, with amino-acid sequence MDLESQRMLISVVAAAIIIFFFRFNCFCYAQNSPAFDFVKHAADAPRVSYHDYIIVGGGTAGCPLAATLSERFDVLVLERGGSPYGNPNVSNLASLVENLAYLTPTSPAQRFVSEDGVINRRARCLGGGTCINGGFYSRASRREVMDMRLNPKLADQSFQWVERELVFWPQLTEWTSAFRAGLLEAGVTPDNGFTYEHLDGAKVGGTTFDPTGHRHTAADLLKYADPARITVLLRATAQRILFRNVTGQHKNPQAYGVVYKDEAGNIHKARLKDFSAGEIILSAGALGSPQLLMLSGVGPEDHLKSFGIEVVLDQPMVGHGIADNPSNILAAPSPEPLTISSAQVVGIQPGYYMESLTGFLVAALLGDSSFQGGVVAEKLAKPLSRGYLRLKNLDAEDNPSVTYNYFTEPEDLRTCVEGLQTVMRVIDTQALSEFRYPNQTVEYLLALTASLVVNNRARSAQDATSLEQYCKDLVLTLSHFHGGCEVGKVVDHEYRVIGVGGLRVIDGSTFSFSPGTNPQATLMMLGRYMGVLIGNGGVEPSD; translated from the exons ATGGATTTGGAAAGTCAAAGAATGCTCATTTCTGTGGTTGCTGCTGCAATTATTATCTTCTTCTTCCGCTTCAATTGCTTCTGCTATGCTCAGAACT CGCCAGCGTTTGACTTCGTGAAGCATGCGGCAGATGCTCCGCGGGTGTCGTACCACGACTACATCATCGTCGGCGGCGGGACAGCTGGTTGCCCCTTGGCCGCCACCCTCTCGGAGAGGTTCGATGTGCTGGTGCTGGAAAGAGGCGGATCGCCTTACGGGAATCCCAACGTTTCCAACCTCGCTTCTTTGGTCGAGAACCTTGCCTACCTCACCCCGACCTCGCCGGCGCAGCGTTTCGTCTCCGAGGATGGAGTCATCAATAGACGAGCTCGCTGCCTTGGCGGCGGCACCTGCATCAACGGCGGCTTCTACTCGCGCGCCAGTCGACGGGAGGTGATGGATATGCGATTGAATCCGAAGTTGGCCGACCAGTCGTTCCAGTGGGTGGAGCGAGAGTTGGTTTTCTGGCCTCAGCTGACGGAGTGGACTTCAGCCTTCAGGGCAGGGCTTCTGGAGGCTGGAGTTACCCCTGATAACGGCTTCACCTACGAGCACTTGGACGGCGCCAAGGTCGGGGGGACCACGTTCGACCCAACCGGCCATCGCCACACCGCCGCCGATCTGCTCAAGTACGCCGACCCTGCCAGGATCACCGTGCTCTTGCGCGCCACGGCGCAAAGGATCTTGTTCAGGAACGTTACTGGCCAGCATAAGAACCCGCAGGCGTACGGCGTGGTGTACAAGGACGAAGCCGGCAACATCCATAAGGCCCGCCTCAAGGACTTCTCCGCAGGAGAAATCATACTGTCAGCCGGTGCTCTCGGTAGCCCGCAGTTGCTCATGTTGAGCGGCGTTGGCCCCGAGGACCACCTCAAGTCCTTCGGCATCGAGGTGGTCCTGGACCAGCCGATGGTCGGCCATGGAATTGCCGACAACCCATCGAACATCTTGGCCGCGCCTTCGCCGGAGCCACTGACAATCAGTTCGGCTCAAGTCGTCGGAATCCAGCCGGGCTACTACATGGAGTCCTTGACGGGCTTCTTGGTTGCAGCGCTTTTGGGAGACAGCTCCTTCCAAGGCGGCGTAGTAGCTGAGAAATTAGCAAAGCCTCTCTCCCGAGGATATCTTCGTCTTAAGAATCTCGACGCAGAGGACAATCCATCAGTAACCTACAACTACTTCACAGAGCCTGAGGATCTTAGAACATGCGTGGAGGGATTGCAGACGGTCATGAGAGTGATCGATACCCAAGCGTTGTCCGAATTCAGATACCCGAATCAAACGGTGGAGTACTTGTTGGCTCTCACCGCAAGCTTAGTCGTCAATAACAGAGCAAGAAGTGCGCAGGACGCCACTTCGCTGGAGCAATACTGCAAGGACCTCGTGCTAACCCTTAGCCATTTCCATGGCGGCTGTGAAGTAGGGAAGGTGGTCGACCATGAGTACAGAGTGATCGGCGTGGGCGGGCTCAGGGTGATTGATGGATCCACTTTCAGTTTCTCCCCGGGAACTAATCCTCAAGCTACTCTCATGATGTTGGGCAG GTACATGGGAGTTCTGATAGGAAATGGTGGTGTTGAACCAAGTGACTGA